CCGCCGCTTCAAGTGAGTCCCCTCCTGTTTATGGATCGGTCTCCAAAACCTACCGTCCGCCTTCTCCCTCCCGGCTCTTAGTCGACGCCCCTGCGCGGTCTTCGCGTCAGACCGATCAAGTGCTGGAATCCCAATCCCAAGTCCTCACGAAGACACTCGAGGATTTTGGCATTGAAGGAAAGGTGACAGAGGTCCATCCAGGTCCGGTCATTACGATGTATGAATTTGCCCCTGGTCCGGGAATCAAGGTTTCCCGAATCGTCAATTTGGCCGATGATTTGGCGATGGCGTTGAAGGCGCTGAAGGTTCGAGTTGTTGCCCCGTTGCCCGGTAAATCCACCGTGGGGATTGAAGTCCCCAATCCGATCAGGGAGACCGTCTCTTTGAAGGATATGCTGACCAGTTCCGTCTTTCTGCGATCTCAAGCGAAACTCGCGCTGGCGCTAGGCAAAGATATTTACGGGCATCCCGTCGTCTCAGATCTCCGGACCATGCCGCATTTGCTGGTGGCCGGAGCCACGGGGGCCGGGAAGAGTGTGGGCCTCAATTGCATGCTGCTGAATATTTTGTTCACGGCGCACCCTGATGAGGTCAAATTGTTGTTGATCGACCCCAAAGTCTTAGAGCTCCAAGTCTATGATGGCATTCCTCACCTGATTCGTCCGGTGATCACGGATCCCAAGTCTGCCGCCCGAGGCTTAACCTGGGTCGTTCATGAAATGGAACGCCGGTACCGTTTGTTGGCTGAACATGGGGTGAGAAGTATCGATGCCTTTAATCGCAAGGCGTCGGAAGAACAACGGCAGGCTCGGTCCTTCAAGCCTTCCAAGAAAACCGCGAAAGACGCTGAGTCTACTATTGAAGGATCGAACACGGAGGATGCGCCGACTCCCCTGACGCCGCTTCCTTATATCGTAGTGGTCATCGATGAATTTGCAGACCTCATGATGGTGGCCCCAAAAGAGGTCGAAGACCGTATCGCGCGTTTAGCGCAAATGGCCAGAGCCTCCGGCATTCATTTGATCTTGGCGACTCAACGGCCTTCCGTTGACGTCGTGACCGGTCTTATCAAAGCCAATTTCCCGGTTCGAATCGCGTATCAGGTTTCTTCAAAAATCGATTCGCGGACCATTTTGGACACCAATGGAGCCGAAACGCTATTGGGGAAAGGTGATATGCTGTACATGGCTTCCGGTTCCGGACGGGTCACTCGATTGCACGGCCCATTCGTTTCGGATGATGAAGTGCGAGAAGTGGTAGAATGGGTGAAGCAGCAAGCTGCTCCTGTTTATGAAGACGAGGAGTTTTTCTCGACTCAGGAAACATCTCAAGAGGAAGACGCGCGGGATGAAACCTATGAACGTGCCAGGGAGTTGGTCATGGAAACCGGACAGGCGTCGGCTTCATTCATACAACGGCGACTGCGAGTGGGGTACCCAAGAGCGGCGCGCATGATCGAACAGATGGAAAGCGAGGGATTGGTCAGCGCGCCAGGAAGAGATGGACGGCGTGAGGTCCTGACGCGCCAGGCTTTGATGGGAGAAACAGGATGACCCGCATTATTGTTGTCCTGATTCTCAGCCTGCTGGTCGTGGGCCCTTCTCACGGTTTGGCGTCATTAACCGACGAAGTTAACGCGCTCGTGAAAAAGGTCGATGCACATTACCTGGAAACCCAGGACTTGGAAGCGGAATTTTCCCAGGAAACCCAAATCGAGGGTTTTGACAGTCGCCTGTCCTCCTCCGGCAGGGTGATTATCAAAAAGCCGGGATTGCTTCGATGGGATTATCGCCAGCCCAACGAGGAGCAGATCCTGGTTGAGGGGGATCAAGTCATGTGGTACGTGCCTCAGCATCATCAGGTCGTCAAAGGCAATCTCACACAGATGGCGGCCTCAAGAGCTCCCCTGACATTACTGCAAGGAGTGGGAAAGCTTGGCGAGCAATTTACGGTGGCAGCCGATTCAGAGAAAAAACGGGGAGATGGCGGTCTCCCCATTGTGGTGCTGACGCCGAAAGCCGAGGATCGGGCGACTTCGACCGTCACGCGAATCGAGCTGACGATCCATCCGAAGTCCTACCTGATTCGTCAGATCATGTTGTATGAAAAATCGGGGAATGTCTCGACTCTGCGGTTTTCAGAATTTCGCGTCAATCAGGGGATTGACGCAGAGGCTTTGCGATTAAACATGCCCGATGATGTGGTTGTTGTTGACGCGCCCATCATGTAACAGACTCAAGTTTTGAACGCCGGCCCTGTGCGGGGGGAGATCATGGATGATGGCTGAACGAGTCTTGATAGTTGATGACGATCGAGGTGTCCGGGAAGCGTTGGCGGAGTACCTCCAAACACTCGAGTATTCCGTGGTGACGGCCGATGATGGGCAAGATGCGCTGAACAAGTACCGGGAGGGTGAAGTTGATATTATTCTCGCGGATTTGATCATGCCCAATATGGACGGGATGGAACTGTTAAAGCGGATTCGGGAAGTGAATGACGACCTGATATTTTTGATGATTACAGGACACCCGTCAATTAGTACCGCAGTCGGATCAATCAGTCTTGGTGCTGATGACTATGTCACCAAGCCCTTTCATTTGGAAGAAGTGAAAGCCCGGGTGACCAAGGCGGTGGAAAAGCGGAAATTGAAAAGTCGATTGAAAACCTCACAAGGGCTTGTGTGGGGCCTGATGCTCTCCATTCCATTATGGCTTCTCCTCGGCATTATCCTGGTTATTCTCCTGAAAGGATAATGACTCGCCGGTTTTGTATGATTAGACAGCCTTGGCGTTGGTTCTTGTGATTTTCCATGAGACAGTTGTCGCGGTGGCTCCAGTTGGGTATGGTCGGGCTGATTGGCTTTGTCTGGCCCGTCATGGCCTCGGCCTTTTCTGGGGATATCAAGAACGATCCCAGTCAATTGGTGGAAAAGTATTTGTCACTGGATAAGCGAGGCGCACGGCTCGAGGTGAGCTCGCATGATGTGCTCACTCCGTTCGTCAGTTGGAATGAAGAGCCTGCCTGGGGAAGAATTGTGGTAATTTCCGACTTCCGTGTGATAGAGGATGTCACACAATGGGAGGTGTTGAGCAGTTCCGAAGTGCTGATTCCTGTGACGTTTACGGTGATTGGGACCGTGTATTGGGAAACCGCCACATTTTTGCCGGAATCGCAGATTTATCTCGAATTTTTTCACGTCAAAGCTATTCATGAACGATGGCGAATCGTCGCGCCGCAGCTTCCGCCTCATGTCGGAAAGAGCCGGTTGGTGAACTTTATTCGCCTGGCGCAATCGCAGGAAGTCGACGAGCGTCGAAAGAAGCGCCTTCAATCTCTGCAGGCGCAGGTGAAGCAGGCACAATGATGACATTA
The genomic region above belongs to Nitrospirales bacterium and contains:
- a CDS encoding DNA translocase FtsK 4TM domain-containing protein — translated: MSIFPSTARSGKKGRKSENSPLTSQVIGICLITFGVLLFLSVVSFHPHDPVLFDQPDIFSSSTEPGGLHNWVGKVGSTLGFGLLSGIGAAAYFAPLLVVIFGTYVWARESMELKIQHAVGALLAILSLSAISQFQFFAIPTIHEQDVGSGMAGGYSGYWLAWILEQNFASLGSHILLAASFIVSLVLLSPSLIPGTARRLFQWSGAAKEVVQSQIARHVEARQYKSIKPNKPVKINRSMPLRGGIGGLLGFRGSDKSSADGSEQSSEVITIEAHKEDEPESPAAASSESPPVYGSVSKTYRPPSPSRLLVDAPARSSRQTDQVLESQSQVLTKTLEDFGIEGKVTEVHPGPVITMYEFAPGPGIKVSRIVNLADDLAMALKALKVRVVAPLPGKSTVGIEVPNPIRETVSLKDMLTSSVFLRSQAKLALALGKDIYGHPVVSDLRTMPHLLVAGATGAGKSVGLNCMLLNILFTAHPDEVKLLLIDPKVLELQVYDGIPHLIRPVITDPKSAARGLTWVVHEMERRYRLLAEHGVRSIDAFNRKASEEQRQARSFKPSKKTAKDAESTIEGSNTEDAPTPLTPLPYIVVVIDEFADLMMVAPKEVEDRIARLAQMARASGIHLILATQRPSVDVVTGLIKANFPVRIAYQVSSKIDSRTILDTNGAETLLGKGDMLYMASGSGRVTRLHGPFVSDDEVREVVEWVKQQAAPVYEDEEFFSTQETSQEEDARDETYERARELVMETGQASASFIQRRLRVGYPRAARMIEQMESEGLVSAPGRDGRREVLTRQALMGETG
- a CDS encoding outer membrane lipoprotein carrier protein LolA codes for the protein MTRIIVVLILSLLVVGPSHGLASLTDEVNALVKKVDAHYLETQDLEAEFSQETQIEGFDSRLSSSGRVIIKKPGLLRWDYRQPNEEQILVEGDQVMWYVPQHHQVVKGNLTQMAASRAPLTLLQGVGKLGEQFTVAADSEKKRGDGGLPIVVLTPKAEDRATSTVTRIELTIHPKSYLIRQIMLYEKSGNVSTLRFSEFRVNQGIDAEALRLNMPDDVVVVDAPIM
- a CDS encoding response regulator, which produces MMAERVLIVDDDRGVREALAEYLQTLEYSVVTADDGQDALNKYREGEVDIILADLIMPNMDGMELLKRIREVNDDLIFLMITGHPSISTAVGSISLGADDYVTKPFHLEEVKARVTKAVEKRKLKSRLKTSQGLVWGLMLSIPLWLLLGIILVILLKG